Genomic segment of Kiritimatiellia bacterium:
TTTTGCTGGTATCGCTTGCGGCGGTTGTTCGCGGCGAGAACCTGCTGAAGAATCCCGGATTCGAGGAGGGTGGGTACTGGGCTTCCTACTTGTACGCCTATCCGCGAAATGAATGGCGTTCTCATGACGACGGTCGGTACAACGCCGCGATCATGGGCTTGTGGGCGGGAAAGGGCCCGTTAAGCGTCATTGACCGAAAGATATGGGCCGATCAATCGCCCGACGGTATGATCGAGCAACGGGATATTCCCATCGCCCCCGGCCGAAGCTATGTATTCCGGGCCTGGCTCTGGGCCGATCCGGGATGGGCACCCGTGCAACAGTACATGAAGATCATCTTCTATGACCGGGAGGGGTTCATCCTCGGAGAGCGTTCCATTGATCTGCCGACGATTTATCCGATGTGGACCGCGTACGAATGCGCGGCGGCTGCGCCGGCCGGCGCGGTCAAGGCGTCCGTGGCCATCGGCGCGCGCGGCGTGCGGTTGTACGGCGCGATGACGATAGACGATCTGTATTTCGGCGAGTAAAAGCGCCGTGCCGGGCCGGCCGTGGACAGGCCGGACTTGTCTTTGCCCTTCGATCGCGCGAGGCTACGTAGCCGCCCCGGGAACGGGGTGGCAGATATTTCATGGCCGGATGAGTATTTCAAAAATGAATCCTCGCCTCATTGCATACAGCGATGGTTCTGCTATTCTGCCCGCTGTTACGGCGAATCGTACCTTGCCGGGGGATCTCGTCATGAAAGCGAACCGTTTCTGGATAGTCTGGCTGGTCCTGTGGATCGTGGCTTCGGCGGCCCATGGCCAGGCCGAGACCCCGGCGCCGGAACCGGCGGCGGTCATCGTGGATGCGCAGCAGAGCGCGGTGCAGTCGCTCGAGGCGCTGCTCCAGTCCATCGTGAGCCAGGAGCAGGAGGCGGCCCGCGTCCAGCAGGAACTCATCGCGGCGCCGGACGAGGTGACCCGGCAGGAGCTGGCCGATCGGCTGAAGGACCTGCGCGCCGAGGCCGAGGAGGGCCGGCGGCAGTTCGAGCGGTTCGCCGTGGATATCGATCTTTCCCCGTTCGTCGAGGAGGTCAAGACCGGGTTCGATTGGCAGCAGGAACTGGGCAAGCTGCTTAAGCCCATCATGGCCGAGTTCGAGGCCGCCACGGCGGAGACTCGCGCCATGGGGATGCTGCGGGAGAAGATCGCCGACGTGGGTGAGCGACTGGCGCTGGCGGAGACCGCGGTGGCGAACATCGGGCGCCTTCGCGCCCAGGCGGAGTCCCCCGCGCTCCAGGCCCGGCTCGACGAGCGGCTCGCCTACTGGACCCGGCTTCGCGACAACGCGGCCAACGAGCACCGCGCGCTCGAGCTCCAGTTGCAGAACCGGCTCGGGCAGAAGAAGTCGCTGCTCGATTCCACGACCGGCTACGCCAAGAACTTCGTGCGCACCCGCGGCCTGAACCTCGTGTACGGGATCGGCGCCTTCTGCGCCGTCTTCTTCGGACTGCGCGCGCTGGCGGCGCTGTCGCGGCGCCGAAAGAAGGCGAAGAATTTCCGCTCCCGCCTCGCGGCGCTGGTCCTGCACCTGGCGAGCATCCTCG
This window contains:
- a CDS encoding mechanosensitive ion channel, whose product is MKANRFWIVWLVLWIVASAAHGQAETPAPEPAAVIVDAQQSAVQSLEALLQSIVSQEQEAARVQQELIAAPDEVTRQELADRLKDLRAEAEEGRRQFERFAVDIDLSPFVEEVKTGFDWQQELGKLLKPIMAEFEAATAETRAMGMLREKIADVGERLALAETAVANIGRLRAQAESPALQARLDERLAYWTRLRDNAANEHRALELQLQNRLGQKKSLLDSTTGYAKNFVRTRGLNLVYGIGAFCAVFFGLRALAALSRRRKKAKNFRSRLAALVLHLASILGGLLAMLLVFNMVGDWFLLGLVVIFLLGIGWAGIRTLPQHMEMMKLALNIGTVREGHRLAWEGVPYRVDSLGFSAKLVNPLLDGGVQMLPVLALVGRYSRPPGEREEWFPTRPGDWVELSDGQAGRVAYQTPSSVQLVALGGAQTVYPTASFVQLNPRNLGTNFRIVETFGIGYRHQAIATTDVPRLMQARLEGELVKGFGGENILDVQVSLKAAGASSLDYEIRVDVKGELAPRAGALHSEIQRILVDACNENGWEIPFPQVTVHQAS